CGCCGTGCTCCACGGCCGCGACGTGCTCTACGTGGTCGAGGAGCGGGCGCGGAACCGGCCGAGCCTGGTCACCGACGTCGGCGTGAGGATCCCCGCGCACCTCACCGCGAGCGGCCGTGCGATCCTCGCCGCCCTGCCGCCCGCGCAGGTCAGGGCGCTGTACGGCAGCGCGGGCGACTTCTCCGCCCGCACCGAGGTGACCGGCCCCGCCCGGCCCAGGGAGCTGCGCGAGCTGCTCGCCCAGGTGCGGCGCGAGGGCGTGGCGAGGGAGCGCGGCGAGGTCACCGAGGACCTCGCCTCGGTCGCCGCCGTGGTGCACGACCACACCGGCTGGCCCGCGGCGTCCGTGGCGCTGACCTACCTCGAGCGGCGCGTCGACGACGCGGCCCGCGCCCGGCTCGAGGCGGCGGTGCAGGACGCCGCCGCGGAGCTCACCCGGCGGCTGAAGGGACGCAGCGGCCGACGAGGCTCGCACCCCGTCCGTCCGGTATACCGGACATGATCGCGTCGGCGGGGGTTCTCCGGGCGCGCCGACGGTGATGTCCTTGGGGGCACCGCCCGTCGCCGTCCCGCCGACCAGC
This genomic interval from Brachybacterium aquaticum contains the following:
- a CDS encoding IclR family transcriptional regulator — translated: MTTPKVPAADATLRLLTFLASRRAPVAAARIAEELDLPRSRTYDLLATLVEHGYVLHLDQERLYGLGPSAHELSGAYARQEPLARIGRRVVEAMVDEVGESGHLAVLHGRDVLYVVEERARNRPSLVTDVGVRIPAHLTASGRAILAALPPAQVRALYGSAGDFSARTEVTGPARPRELRELLAQVRREGVARERGEVTEDLASVAAVVHDHTGWPAASVALTYLERRVDDAARARLEAAVQDAAAELTRRLKGRSGRRGSHPVRPVYRT